A genome region from Geoalkalibacter ferrihydriticus DSM 17813 includes the following:
- the cas8c gene encoding type I-C CRISPR-associated protein Cas8c/Csd1 has protein sequence MILQALNGYYERMVEDPNSGMPPFGTSIENISFALVLAADGNLQNIEDLRESEGGKLRARKIPVPASVTRTSGVKPNFLWDKASYLCGADAEGATEKNQERFAAFKEFLQIVGAEINDPGFLAVIKFLQGWDCAQAEEIVGKFAAWEDVCHANLVFRLDGAPGFIHNRAPVQKFWLRFNQDRDSAELVQCLISGETDAPLARVHTPIKGVRGGQTSGGYIVSFNKSAFVSYDQTKASVAENSAFAYTTALNVLLAGKSRQNVHIGDTTLVFWAQRPTPAEDFLADLIEPSAGSTDAPDIEDDQQTTGKIRSLLQAIRDGRRATDIIPDLDESVQFYVLGLAPNAARLSIRFWEANSVGVFLDRIGRHFQQLALVRQYESDPEFPPLWRLLCQTAPLGKNENVSPVLAGALAKAMLTGTRYPQNLLSAVLGRIRTEHQVSYFRAALLKAFLIRNHQMEVPVSLDPQKKDLPYLLGRLFAVLEKAQEEAVPGTNATIKDRYLASASATPGQVFHMLLKNAANHIAKLRKDPEKRGRAHNFEIMTQDIMAEIVEFPRTLAAIEQGQFMIGYYHQRKNFFTKKNQEG, from the coding sequence ATGATTCTGCAAGCCTTGAACGGCTATTATGAGCGCATGGTCGAAGATCCGAATTCGGGGATGCCGCCTTTTGGGACCAGCATTGAGAACATCTCCTTTGCGTTGGTACTGGCAGCGGACGGCAATTTACAGAACATCGAAGATCTACGCGAATCCGAAGGCGGCAAGTTACGGGCACGGAAAATCCCCGTACCAGCATCGGTGACGCGCACTTCTGGCGTTAAGCCTAATTTTCTGTGGGACAAAGCGAGCTACCTCTGCGGCGCAGATGCAGAGGGGGCAACCGAAAAAAATCAAGAGCGATTCGCGGCTTTCAAAGAATTTCTTCAGATCGTCGGGGCTGAAATTAACGATCCGGGATTTTTAGCTGTCATCAAATTCCTGCAAGGTTGGGATTGCGCACAAGCCGAGGAAATCGTCGGTAAATTTGCGGCTTGGGAAGATGTTTGTCATGCCAATCTGGTGTTTCGTTTGGATGGCGCCCCCGGATTTATTCACAATCGCGCGCCCGTACAGAAATTCTGGCTCCGATTCAACCAGGATAGGGACAGCGCCGAACTGGTTCAGTGCTTGATTTCCGGTGAAACAGATGCACCTTTGGCCCGCGTCCATACCCCCATCAAGGGTGTTCGCGGCGGACAGACATCGGGAGGGTACATTGTATCCTTTAATAAATCCGCCTTCGTTTCTTACGATCAGACCAAGGCCTCCGTCGCTGAAAACTCGGCATTCGCTTACACGACCGCGCTGAATGTCCTTCTGGCAGGGAAAAGTCGACAAAATGTGCATATCGGCGATACCACCCTAGTCTTCTGGGCGCAACGTCCTACCCCGGCAGAGGATTTCCTTGCCGACCTGATCGAGCCTTCAGCCGGATCCACTGATGCCCCAGATATTGAGGACGATCAGCAAACCACCGGAAAAATCCGCAGCTTGCTTCAGGCAATTCGCGATGGGCGGCGGGCAACAGACATCATTCCGGACCTTGACGAATCCGTGCAATTCTATGTGCTCGGCTTGGCACCCAATGCCGCGCGGCTGTCTATCCGCTTTTGGGAGGCAAACAGTGTGGGCGTTTTTCTGGACCGCATCGGCAGGCATTTTCAACAACTGGCGTTGGTTCGCCAATACGAAAGCGATCCCGAATTCCCCCCTCTGTGGCGACTGCTCTGCCAGACGGCACCTTTGGGAAAAAACGAAAACGTCTCACCGGTTCTCGCAGGCGCCCTGGCCAAAGCCATGTTGACCGGCACCCGCTATCCGCAAAATCTTCTTTCCGCCGTCCTAGGGCGCATTCGCACCGAACATCAGGTGAGCTATTTTCGCGCCGCGCTTCTTAAGGCTTTTCTCATTCGCAATCATCAAATGGAGGTGCCCGTGTCGCTCGATCCCCAAAAAAAAGACTTACCTTATTTACTGGGCCGCTTATTTGCCGTTTTGGAAAAAGCCCAGGAGGAGGCCGTCCCCGGTACCAACGCCACCATCAAGGACCGCTATCTCGCCTCGGCATCGGCAACCCCGGGCCAGGTTTTTCACATGCTGCTGAAAAATGCGGCCAACCACATCGCCAAGTTACGCAAAGACCCGGAAAAAAGAGGCAGGGCACACAATTTCGAAATCATGACGCAAGACATCATGGCCGAGATCGTTGAGTTCCCCAGAACTCTGGCTGCCATTGAGCAGGGCCAATTCATGATCGGCTACTACCATCAGCGCAAAAACTTTTTCACCAAAAAAAATCAGGAGGGCTGA
- the cas7c gene encoding type I-C CRISPR-associated protein Cas7/Csd2: MTAITNRYEFVLLFDVENGNPNGDPDAGNMPRIDPETGHGLVTDVCLKRKIRNHVALAKEGAEGFNIYVQEKAVLNQTNELAYKAYELKPETKKLPKKLADAQKVTGWMCANFFDIRSFGAVMTTEVNCGQVRGPVQLAFAKSVEPIIPQEISITRMAVTNERDLEKERTMGRKHIVPYGLYVAQGFVSAPLAEKTGFSEDDLGLLWDALVNMFEHDRSAARGVMSSRKLYVFKHKDKLGNAPAHKLFDLVEIARAPGSQGPARSFKDFSVNVGTAPTGIEIIEKL; this comes from the coding sequence ATGACCGCTATCACCAATCGTTATGAATTCGTACTGCTTTTCGATGTGGAAAACGGCAATCCTAACGGCGATCCCGACGCAGGCAACATGCCGCGCATCGATCCCGAAACGGGCCATGGACTGGTGACCGATGTCTGTCTGAAGCGCAAAATCCGCAACCACGTGGCCCTGGCCAAAGAAGGCGCGGAAGGATTCAATATTTATGTGCAGGAAAAGGCCGTGCTCAATCAAACCAATGAACTGGCTTACAAAGCTTATGAATTGAAGCCCGAAACGAAAAAGCTCCCCAAAAAACTTGCGGATGCACAAAAAGTAACCGGCTGGATGTGCGCCAACTTTTTCGACATCCGCAGCTTCGGCGCTGTCATGACCACCGAGGTCAATTGCGGACAGGTGCGCGGGCCGGTGCAATTGGCTTTTGCCAAAAGCGTTGAACCTATCATTCCGCAGGAAATCAGTATCACCCGTATGGCGGTCACCAACGAAAGAGACTTGGAAAAAGAACGCACTATGGGCCGCAAGCATATCGTCCCCTATGGGCTTTATGTCGCCCAGGGCTTTGTGTCGGCGCCTCTGGCAGAAAAGACCGGTTTCAGCGAGGATGACCTGGGCTTGCTGTGGGACGCGCTGGTCAACATGTTCGAGCACGACCGTTCAGCGGCTCGCGGCGTAATGAGCAGTCGTAAGCTCTATGTCTTCAAGCATAAAGACAAATTGGGTAATGCCCCGGCGCATAAGTTGTTCGACTTGGTGGAAATTGCGCGCGCTCCCGGTTCGCAGGGGCCGGCGCGGTCCTTTAAGGACTTTTCCGTAAATGTAGGTACTGCGCCGACAGGTATCGAAATTATTGAAAAATTGTAG
- a CDS encoding HEAT repeat domain-containing protein codes for MDKNLEKRFRERAVTLGNCGDPAGLAELIDLTRLPVANVRRLAASAIGKLAGLADGRDAVAALQPLLQDAFPQVRQYAAKALGAYGIQAKCALVDLRDMAISPVEKDYNNTCAKLAIELIEEATRIEERKAEHCCQRCGVKLEADEFTRSKKAFQRPFCNYCFDEVFIERRNFETKVQLQKNIRAKDGTWVQSDGERLICEILNTEKIHYRYDERFRILDGYAIRPDFYLPEFDVYIEYWGMDTADYKIGMLKKQQLYQQQGKRLLSLYPDDKPRIRHMLLEKLAKYK; via the coding sequence ATGGATAAAAATCTGGAAAAACGTTTCCGTGAGCGGGCAGTTACGCTGGGCAATTGCGGAGATCCGGCAGGATTGGCGGAACTTATCGATTTGACACGTTTACCCGTTGCCAATGTGCGGCGCTTGGCGGCATCGGCCATCGGAAAGCTGGCCGGTTTGGCCGATGGCAGAGACGCCGTTGCAGCTTTGCAGCCGCTATTGCAGGATGCTTTTCCGCAGGTGCGCCAATATGCGGCAAAAGCCCTGGGTGCTTACGGCATCCAGGCCAAATGCGCCTTGGTCGATCTTCGCGATATGGCCATCAGCCCCGTTGAAAAGGACTACAACAACACCTGCGCAAAGCTGGCCATCGAACTCATCGAGGAGGCGACCCGCATCGAAGAGAGGAAAGCCGAGCATTGCTGCCAGCGCTGCGGGGTCAAACTTGAAGCCGATGAGTTCACCCGCAGCAAAAAAGCTTTTCAGCGCCCGTTCTGCAATTATTGCTTCGATGAGGTCTTTATCGAACGACGTAATTTTGAAACCAAGGTGCAATTGCAGAAAAACATTCGTGCCAAGGACGGCACCTGGGTGCAATCGGACGGCGAGCGCTTGATTTGTGAGATATTGAACACCGAGAAAATCCACTACCGCTACGATGAGCGTTTCCGCATACTTGACGGATATGCCATCCGCCCCGATTTCTATCTGCCCGAGTTTGACGTCTATATCGAGTATTGGGGAATGGACACCGCCGACTACAAAATCGGCATGCTCAAAAAACAGCAGCTTTACCAGCAGCAGGGCAAAAGGCTTCTTTCCCTCTACCCCGATGACAAACCCAGAATCCGACATATGTTGCTGGAAAAACTCGCCAAATATAAATAA
- the cas4 gene encoding CRISPR-associated protein Cas4, whose amino-acid sequence MYAESDYVMLSALQHYLYCPRQCALIHIEQTWQENRYTVEGRILHERVDSREKEMKGRVRIVRTLPVRSARHGLSGQADVVEFHEDGSVYPVEYKRGRPKSDRCDEVQLCAQALCLEEMLDKKIESGALFYGQNKRRSAVEFDVDLRRLTEETVERVHDLFRTGVTPKAVYSKKCDQCSLIAVCLPKSCTSGRSVRKYLVGMLRETNHEKDAQHAVCDDARGLSE is encoded by the coding sequence ATGTATGCTGAATCCGACTACGTTATGCTCTCGGCTTTGCAGCATTATCTTTACTGCCCACGTCAGTGTGCCCTGATTCACATTGAACAAACCTGGCAGGAAAACCGCTACACCGTTGAAGGACGCATTTTGCATGAGCGGGTCGACAGCCGAGAGAAAGAGATGAAAGGGCGTGTACGGATTGTACGCACCCTTCCCGTCCGCTCAGCGCGGCATGGTTTGAGTGGGCAGGCCGATGTGGTGGAGTTCCATGAGGACGGCAGCGTCTATCCCGTCGAGTACAAGCGAGGCCGGCCGAAAAGCGACCGCTGCGACGAAGTGCAACTTTGCGCTCAAGCCCTATGCCTCGAAGAAATGCTGGATAAAAAAATCGAAAGCGGGGCCTTATTTTACGGGCAGAATAAACGCCGGAGCGCTGTTGAATTTGATGTCGACCTAAGGCGGCTGACCGAAGAAACAGTTGAGCGGGTTCATGATCTTTTTCGCACCGGAGTTACGCCGAAAGCGGTCTACTCCAAAAAGTGCGATCAGTGTTCACTTATTGCCGTATGCCTGCCGAAAAGCTGCACATCCGGACGATCGGTCAGAAAATATCTGGTAGGGATGCTCAGGGAGACGAACCATGAGAAAGATGCTCAACACGCTGTATGTGACGACGCAAGGGGCCTATCTGAATAA
- the cas1c gene encoding type I-C CRISPR-associated endonuclease Cas1c, whose amino-acid sequence MRKMLNTLYVTTQGAYLNKEGETVVVNIERETKLRLPIHTLSSIVCFGQVTCSPFLLGHCAEKDVTVSFLTGYGRFLARVQGPVAGNVLLRREQYRQADDLVASARLARLFVLGKVTNCRTVMSRAQRDHGEKINSLDIPKKVGLFAKVARNLLLEDSLDDIRGIEGRAANDYFGLFNDLIVAQKDDFVFAGRNRRPPLDRVNCLLSFLYSLLYHDARSALETVGLDPAVGFLHRDRPGRLSLALDLMEEFRPVMADRLALSLINLGQVRKKGFRTMESGAVVMDDDTRKVLLMEYQKRKQVEIEHPFIKEKIPLGMLMFAQAQLLSRYLRGDLDEYPPFIWR is encoded by the coding sequence ATGAGAAAGATGCTCAACACGCTGTATGTGACGACGCAAGGGGCCTATCTGAATAAGGAGGGAGAAACGGTCGTCGTCAACATCGAGCGCGAAACCAAGCTACGCTTGCCGATTCATACGCTCAGTTCCATTGTCTGTTTCGGCCAGGTGACATGCAGCCCCTTTCTGCTTGGGCATTGCGCTGAAAAGGATGTTACGGTCAGCTTCCTGACAGGTTACGGGCGGTTTTTAGCCAGGGTTCAGGGGCCGGTGGCAGGCAACGTACTTCTGCGTCGAGAGCAGTATCGCCAAGCCGACGACCTAGTGGCTTCGGCGCGTTTGGCACGCTTGTTTGTGCTGGGCAAGGTGACCAACTGCCGCACGGTTATGAGCCGGGCTCAGCGGGATCATGGGGAGAAAATCAACTCGCTGGACATTCCGAAAAAGGTGGGCTTATTTGCAAAGGTCGCTCGCAACCTTTTACTGGAAGATTCTCTTGATGATATCCGCGGTATTGAGGGCAGAGCAGCTAACGACTACTTCGGACTCTTCAATGATCTAATCGTGGCACAGAAGGACGACTTCGTCTTTGCCGGGCGAAACCGTAGGCCCCCTCTGGACCGGGTGAATTGCCTGCTTTCATTTCTCTATTCGCTGCTCTATCACGATGCGCGCTCAGCTCTTGAAACGGTGGGACTCGATCCGGCTGTTGGCTTTTTGCACCGCGATAGGCCTGGCCGACTGAGTCTGGCCTTGGATCTGATGGAGGAATTTCGGCCGGTAATGGCGGATCGCCTGGCGCTTTCATTGATTAACCTTGGTCAGGTGCGCAAAAAAGGGTTCCGGACCATGGAATCCGGAGCCGTGGTGATGGATGACGACACCCGAAAGGTTCTGCTCATGGAATACCAGAAGCGCAAACAGGTCGAAATCGAACATCCTTTTATCAAGGAGAAAATTCCGCTCGGGATGCTGATGTTTGCCCAAGCACAATTGCTCAGTCGCTATCTGCGCGGAGATCTGGACGAGTACCCTCCGTTTATCTGGCGGTGA
- the cas2 gene encoding CRISPR-associated endonuclease Cas2: MMVLVSYDVATSDRAGAKRLRKLAKICTNHGQRVQYSVFECLVDPAQWVAMRQQLINVIDESQDSLRFYFLGAGWRRKIEHIGAKEAIDQEGPLIL; encoded by the coding sequence ATGATGGTGCTTGTCAGTTACGATGTGGCAACCTCTGATCGCGCCGGCGCCAAACGCTTGCGCAAGTTGGCAAAAATTTGCACCAATCACGGGCAACGCGTCCAGTACTCGGTCTTTGAATGCCTTGTAGATCCAGCACAATGGGTGGCGATGCGCCAGCAATTGATCAATGTCATCGACGAATCCCAGGATAGCTTGCGATTTTATTTTCTAGGGGCGGGATGGCGAAGGAAGATTGAACACATAGGCGCAAAGGAGGCTATCGACCAGGAAGGACCTTTAATCCTTTAG